A genomic stretch from Thunnus maccoyii chromosome 19, fThuMac1.1, whole genome shotgun sequence includes:
- the trim32 gene encoding E3 ubiquitin-protein ligase TRIM32, whose product MASPSYPLDPDLMREVLECPICLETYSQDQMRPKLLQCGHTVCRQCLEKLLANTINGVRCPFCSKVSRMSSISQLADNLTVLKILDCTTSCSAAAAALMCKSCCSRLPRQYCHDCSTVLCELCKGEGHLHQGHSVQPIRVAAEQRRKELGGKLAALRKVMGEIQKKKSTIENISKSLRLKYRAVQQDYTTAELRLQEELSRSRRTFTASMTEVEKLNGQVLEEQTYLLNIAEVKVVSRCDYLTMRVRQSDVALLKDDGGGSDDEELDLRSSLPTMFQLQEPELIRTEHSKPVEVGQLTTNTYTVNTDDEESGLEIALEGDVDSVGGAVGATGGAMGAPVDLYRDIDMVTAVEEAISDSPGNFKSKSVDAGSGSPGGAGASAGPPVCQFVKKMGCKGTLPGMFNLPVSICVSAQGEVLVADRGNYRIQIFNRKGFQHEIRRNASSIDNFVLSFLGADLPNLIPLSIAVTPQGLIGVTDNYDNSVKVYTMDGHCVACHKNQLIKPWGITAMPSGQFVVSDVEGGKLWCLAVDRNVGVVSYNRLCSAVRPKFVTCDTAGTVYFTQGLALNFEKRHNEPHLEGGFSIGSVGTDGQLGKQLSHFFAETEDFRCITGMCVDANGDLLVTDSGRKEILQFPKEGGFKILIQEGLTCPVGVATTQKGQLLVLDCWDHCVKVYTYIQRRHSSTS is encoded by the coding sequence ATGGCGTCACCCTCCTATCCACTGGACCCGGATTTAATGAGGGAGGTTCTCGAATGCCCTATCTGCCTGGAGACCTACAGCCAGGATCAAATGAGACCCAAACTCCTGCAGTGTGGTCACACAGTGTGCCGTCAGTGTCTAGAGAAGCTGTTGGCCAACACCATCAATGGTGTGCGCTGCCCATTCTGCAGCAAGGTCTCCCGTATGAGCAGTATCTCCCAGCTGGCTGATAATCTCACTGTGCTCAAGATCCTAGATTGTACTACATCTTGCAGtgccgctgctgctgccctGATGTGCAAGTCCTGCTGCAGCCGCCTACCACGACAGTACTGCCATGACTGTTCCACAGTTCTCTGTGAACTCTGTAAAGGGGAGGGCCACCTGCATCAAGGCCATTCAGTCCAGCCAATTAGGGTGGCTGCTGAACAACGTCGTAAAGAACTGGGTGGGAAGCTGGCTGCTCTGCGCAAGGTTATGGGCGAAATTCAGAAGAAAAAATCAACTATTGAAAACATCTCCAAGTCCTTGAGGCTAAAATACCGAGCAGTGCAACAGGACTATACTACAGCTGAGCTACGTCTTCAAGAGGAACTCAGCAGGTCTCGAAGGACGTTCACAGCTTCTATGACAGAAGTGGAAAAGCTCAATGGGCAGGTCCTGGAGGAGCAGACATATCTCCTGAACATTGCAGAGGTAAAAGTGGTGTCACGCTGTGATTATCTGACAATGCGGGTGAGGCAGAGTGATGTCGCCTTGCTAAAGGATGATGGTGGAGGcagtgatgatgaggagctgGATCTGAGGAGCAGCTTGCCCACGATGTTTCAGCTGCAAGAGCCAGAGCTGATCAGAACAGAGCACTCGAAACCTGTAGAAGTGGGCCAATTGACCACAAACACTTATACTGTCAATACAGATGACGAGGAGAGTGGGTTGGAGATTGCACTTGAGGGTGATGTAGACAGCGTAGGTGGGGCAGTAGGCGCTACAGGTGGTGCAATGGGAGCTCCAGTGGATCTTTACCGAGATATTGACATGGTTACAGCTGTAGAGGAGGCGATAAGTGATTCACCTGGCAACTTTAAGTCAAAGTCCGTGGATGCAGGGAGTGGATCACCTGGAGGAGCTGGGGCGAGTGCAGGGCCCCCAGTCTGCCAGTTTGTGAAGAAGATGGGTTGCAAAGGAACCCTACCTGGCATGTTCAACTTACCAGTTAGCATCTGCGTATCAGCACAAGGTGAGGTCCTGGTGGCTGACCGTGGCAACTACCGCATCCAGATCTTTAATCGCAAAGGCTTCCAGCATGAAATCCGCCGCAATGCCAGTAGCATTGACAACTTTGTCTTGAGCTTCCTTGGGGCCGACCTGCCTAACCTCATCCCCTTATCTATTGCTGTCACTCCTCAAGGTCTGATTGGGGTCACTGACAACTACGATAACTCAGTCAAAGTTTACACTATGGATGGGCACTGTGTGGCTTGCCACAAGAACCAACTGATTAAACCTTGGGGCATTACTGCCATGCCATCAGGCCAGTTTGTGGTGTCAGATGTGGAAGGCGGCAAGCTGTGGTGCCTTGCAGTGGACCGCAATGTAGGTGTGGTCAGCTACAACCGATTGTGCTCTGCTGTGCGGCCGAAGTTTGTGACATGTGACACAGCTGGAACAGTCTATTTCACCCAGGGCCTGGCCCTGAACTTTGAGAAACGCCACAATGAGCCCCACCTGGAAGGCGGCTTCTCCATTGGCTCAGTGGGTACCGATGGCCAACTGGGCAAGCAGCTCAGCCATTTCTTTGCAGAGACAGAGGACTTCCGCTGTATCACTGGCATGTGTGTGGATGCCAATGGGGATTTGCTGGTAACGGACAGCGGCAGGAAAGAAATCCTCCAGTTTCCCAAAGAGGGTGGATTCAAAATTCTCATCCAGGAAGGGCTGACCTGCCCTGTGGGAGTGGCCACTACCCAGAAAGGGCAGCTGCTAGTTCTGGACTGTTGGGACCACTGTGTCAAAGTCTACACATACATTCAGAGGAGACACTCCTCCACCTCATAG